In Deinococcus sp. HSC-46F16, the following are encoded in one genomic region:
- a CDS encoding type IV pilus twitching motility protein PilT: MTLDELLREMVSRRASDVHLQVGSPPVGRLNGGLMPFGDAVLMPADTSALAQAILSPDQWEDVGYGQEIDLAYSVPGLGRFRCNVFKQRGVVGIVMRTVNETIPSFDTLGLPADVLRSLADAPRGLVLVTGPTGSGKSTTLAALIDHINRTHARHIITIEDPIEYLHRHGKSLVVQREIGPDTRDFRTALKYALRQDPDVIMIGEMRDKDTVEAALSAAQTGHLVLSTLHTQDAIRSVNRIIDFFAPHERDQVRVQLAESLVGIVSQRLLARADGAGRVLGTEILLNTPLIQDYIKDEDKTPLIKSALMEDNIRGMQTFDQHLVQLYQHGLIHMDEALAAATSPHEVRLMVTRAGAGF; this comes from the coding sequence CTGACCCTCGACGAGTTGCTGCGCGAGATGGTCTCCCGCCGGGCGTCGGACGTGCACCTTCAGGTCGGCAGTCCCCCGGTCGGAAGGCTGAACGGGGGGCTGATGCCTTTCGGCGATGCGGTGCTGATGCCCGCCGACACCTCGGCCCTCGCGCAGGCGATCCTCTCGCCGGACCAGTGGGAGGACGTGGGCTACGGGCAGGAGATCGACCTCGCCTACAGCGTGCCGGGGCTGGGGAGATTTCGCTGCAACGTCTTCAAGCAGCGCGGAGTGGTGGGCATCGTGATGCGGACGGTGAACGAAACCATTCCCAGTTTCGACACGCTGGGCCTGCCCGCCGACGTGCTGCGCTCGCTGGCCGACGCGCCGCGCGGCCTCGTCCTCGTGACCGGGCCGACCGGCAGCGGCAAGAGCACCACCCTCGCCGCGCTGATCGACCACATCAACCGCACGCACGCCCGGCACATCATCACCATCGAGGACCCCATCGAATACCTGCACCGCCACGGCAAGAGCCTCGTGGTGCAGCGCGAGATCGGCCCCGACACCCGCGACTTCCGCACCGCGCTGAAGTACGCCCTGCGGCAGGACCCCGACGTGATCATGATCGGCGAGATGCGCGACAAGGACACCGTGGAAGCGGCGCTCTCGGCCGCGCAGACCGGGCACCTCGTGCTCTCCACCCTGCACACCCAGGACGCCATCCGCAGCGTGAACCGCATCATCGACTTTTTCGCCCCCCACGAACGCGACCAGGTGCGGGTGCAGCTCGCGGAGTCGCTCGTCGGCATCGTGAGCCAACGCCTCCTCGCACGGGCTGACGGGGCGGGCCGGGTGCTGGGGACCGAAATCCTGCTCAACACGCCGCTGATTCAGGACTACATCAAGGACGAGGACAAGACCCCGCTGATCAAGAGCGCCCTGATGGAAGACAACATCCGGGGCATGCAGACCTTCGACCAGCACCTCGTGCAGCTCTACCAGCACGGCCTGATCCACATGGACGAGGCGCTCGCGGCGGCGACCAGCCCGCACGAGGTCCGGCTGATGGTGACGCGGGCGGGGGCAGGGTTCTGA
- a CDS encoding septum site-determining protein MinC yields the protein MKLRGTLGGMNLLLEPGDTAGTVAQALAPRAELLAANVTLEVAGDADPAALEAALAAIREAGGTPGRIRAPRVTVAAPTAEGEEEGSARTVILPHGVRAGFRGEYRGSVVILGDVNPGAEIVAGGDVIVMGALRGVVHAGYGGNADAIVWARPIASAQIRIGDAVARAPEGGGLGNMKRLEGNEVAELARLQGGTIVIEAHR from the coding sequence ATGAAGCTTCGCGGCACGCTCGGCGGCATGAACCTCCTTCTCGAACCGGGCGACACCGCCGGGACCGTGGCGCAGGCCCTGGCCCCCCGCGCTGAACTGCTCGCCGCCAATGTCACCCTGGAGGTGGCCGGAGACGCCGACCCCGCCGCCCTGGAAGCTGCGCTCGCCGCGATTCGGGAGGCGGGGGGCACGCCGGGCCGCATCCGGGCACCACGCGTGACCGTGGCCGCCCCCACCGCCGAGGGCGAGGAGGAGGGCAGCGCCCGCACGGTGATCCTGCCCCACGGCGTCCGCGCGGGCTTTCGGGGCGAATACCGGGGCAGCGTGGTCATCCTGGGCGACGTGAATCCAGGCGCCGAGATCGTGGCGGGCGGCGACGTGATCGTGATGGGAGCGCTGCGCGGGGTGGTCCACGCCGGATACGGCGGCAACGCCGACGCCATCGTGTGGGCACGGCCCATCGCCTCGGCCCAGATTCGCATCGGGGACGCCGTGGCCCGCGCTCCGGAAGGCGGCGGCCTGGGCAACATGAAGCGGCTGGAGGGCAACGAGGTCGCCGAACTCGCCCGCTTGCAGGGCGGCACCATCGTGATCGAGGCGCACCGCTAG
- the malQ gene encoding 4-alpha-glucanotransferase — protein MTLQRSSGVLLHPTSLPGPHGIGELGVQARAFIDWLAAAGQRSWQVLPLGPTGYGDSPYQAFSAFAGNPYLVDLATLREEGLFTEADFADQPSFDPGRVDFGLQYVWRNRMLDRAHARFAAGEVPGLRAEFDSFRREEAGWLDDYALFMALKAEHGGAAWNAWAPELRDREAGALAAARERLAAEAERVAFGQFLFFRQWGALREYARARDVQIIGDIPIFVALDSSDVWAERGGFKFDDRGQPTVVAGVPPDYFSETGQLWGNPLYRWDAMAEGGYAWWIRRFQGSLKLYDLIRIDHFRGFAASWEIPFPAETAIQGEWVPAQGREMLEAVRGALGALPVIAEDLGVITPDVEALRDDLGLPGMAVLQFAFGGGDFSVNDFLPHNLRENQVVYTGTHDNDTSRGWWAAASEQERHNFRVYTHSDPREDTFAWQLAELAFGSRANLAVVPLQDLLNLGTEARMNLPGTTGPHNWTWRYAEGDLTLELAARVRELTGRTGRSG, from the coding sequence ATGACTCTTCAACGTTCCAGCGGCGTGCTGCTGCACCCCACCAGCCTGCCCGGTCCCCACGGCATCGGCGAACTGGGCGTACAGGCCCGCGCCTTTATCGACTGGCTCGCGGCGGCCGGGCAGCGGTCCTGGCAGGTGCTCCCCCTGGGTCCCACCGGCTACGGCGACAGCCCGTATCAGGCGTTCAGCGCCTTTGCGGGCAATCCGTACCTCGTGGACCTCGCCACCCTGCGGGAAGAAGGCCTGTTCACCGAGGCCGACTTCGCTGACCAGCCCAGTTTCGACCCCGGCCGGGTGGACTTCGGCCTCCAGTACGTGTGGCGCAACCGGATGCTGGACCGCGCCCACGCCCGGTTCGCGGCCGGGGAAGTGCCAGGACTGCGGGCCGAGTTCGACTCCTTCCGGCGGGAGGAGGCGGGCTGGCTGGACGATTACGCCCTCTTCATGGCGCTGAAGGCCGAGCACGGCGGCGCCGCCTGGAACGCGTGGGCACCCGAGCTGCGCGACCGCGAGGCCGGGGCGCTGGCGGCGGCCCGCGAGCGGCTGGCCGCCGAGGCCGAGCGGGTGGCCTTCGGGCAGTTCCTGTTTTTCCGGCAGTGGGGGGCACTGCGCGAGTACGCCCGCGCGAGGGACGTGCAGATCATCGGGGACATCCCGATTTTCGTGGCGCTCGATTCCAGCGACGTGTGGGCCGAGCGCGGCGGCTTCAAGTTCGACGACCGGGGCCAGCCCACGGTGGTCGCGGGCGTGCCGCCGGACTACTTCTCGGAGACGGGGCAACTCTGGGGCAATCCGCTCTACCGCTGGGACGCGATGGCGGAGGGCGGCTACGCGTGGTGGATTCGCCGCTTTCAGGGCAGCCTCAAGCTCTACGACCTGATTCGCATCGACCACTTCCGGGGCTTCGCGGCGTCGTGGGAGATTCCCTTCCCGGCCGAGACGGCAATTCAGGGCGAGTGGGTCCCCGCTCAGGGCCGCGAGATGCTGGAGGCGGTGCGGGGGGCACTGGGCGCTCTGCCCGTGATTGCGGAGGACCTCGGCGTGATCACCCCGGACGTGGAGGCGCTGCGCGACGACCTCGGGCTGCCGGGAATGGCGGTGCTGCAATTCGCCTTCGGGGGCGGGGACTTCTCGGTGAACGACTTCCTGCCGCACAACCTGCGTGAGAATCAGGTCGTCTACACCGGTACCCACGACAACGACACCTCGCGCGGGTGGTGGGCGGCCGCGTCCGAGCAGGAGCGGCACAACTTCCGGGTGTACACCCACTCCGACCCCCGCGAGGACACCTTCGCGTGGCAGCTCGCCGAGCTGGCCTTCGGGAGCCGCGCCAACCTCGCGGTGGTGCCGCTGCAAGACCTGCTCAACCTGGGCACCGAGGCCCGCATGAACCTGCCGGGCACGACCGGACCGCACAACTGGACGTGGCGCTATGCAGAAGGCGACCTGACGCTCGAACTCGCCGCACGGGTGCGCGAGCTGACCGGGCGGACGGGCCGCAGCGGGTAA
- a CDS encoding S1 RNA-binding domain-containing protein, whose amino-acid sequence MVQLDPGAVVEGRVTRVTDFGAFIQFENGETGLVHISQIAHSFVRNIHDHVREGETIEVKVLGRDERGRLDLSIKELLEEPEEVPRPRAIGRQSPQFEAKLRSFMRDAKERTTGGGGGGKRGAAPGKRKK is encoded by the coding sequence TTGGTGCAGCTTGATCCCGGCGCGGTCGTCGAGGGCCGCGTCACGCGCGTGACCGATTTCGGGGCGTTTATCCAGTTCGAGAACGGTGAGACGGGCCTCGTCCACATCTCGCAGATTGCCCACTCCTTCGTCCGCAACATCCACGATCACGTCCGCGAGGGCGAGACGATCGAGGTCAAGGTGCTGGGCCGCGACGAGCGGGGCCGACTCGACCTTTCCATCAAGGAGCTGCTTGAGGAGCCCGAGGAGGTACCGCGTCCCCGCGCCATCGGCCGCCAGAGCCCGCAGTTCGAGGCCAAGCTGCGTTCCTTCATGCGCGACGCCAAGGAGCGCACCACGGGCGGCGGGGGCGGCGGCAAGCGCGGCGCTGCTCCCGGCAAGCGCAAGAAGTAA
- a CDS encoding phage holin family protein gives MGFLIRLLVNALALYLVTRVYGGVSFAPGADAVSIILAALVLGIVNALIRPVLLLLSLPVNVLTLGLFTLVVNGVVLWLVASVTALNVAGFGAAIVGALILTLISWVLDALVNALGLDGGRD, from the coding sequence ATGGGCTTCTTGATTCGGCTGCTGGTCAATGCGCTGGCGCTCTACCTCGTGACGCGGGTGTACGGCGGGGTCAGCTTCGCGCCGGGGGCGGACGCCGTGAGCATCATCCTGGCCGCGCTGGTGCTGGGCATCGTGAACGCGCTGATCCGCCCGGTGCTGCTGCTGCTCAGCCTGCCCGTCAACGTGCTGACGCTGGGCCTCTTTACCCTGGTCGTGAACGGCGTGGTGCTGTGGCTGGTGGCGAGCGTGACGGCGCTGAACGTGGCGGGGTTCGGAGCCGCCATCGTGGGGGCGCTGATCCTGACGCTGATCTCCTGGGTGCTGGACGCCCTCGTCAACGCGTTGGGCCTGGACGGGGGCCGCGATTGA
- a CDS encoding cob(I)yrinic acid a,c-diamide adenosyltransferase yields the protein MKLYTKTGDGGSTGLYGADRVSKAHVRVEAYGTVDELNSAVGLARALGAGPLDADLEYLQNALFDLGADLATRQESPYGKKLSRIDAQDVAHLEAMIDRYQEDAPPFTGFVHPGGTPAAAALHVARTVARRAEREVIRLAHEEEIGGHVQVYLNRVSDLLFVMARAANQSAGVGEHAWMVKGRR from the coding sequence ATGAAGCTCTACACGAAGACGGGCGACGGCGGTTCCACCGGGCTGTACGGCGCCGACCGGGTCAGCAAGGCGCACGTGCGGGTCGAGGCCTACGGCACCGTCGACGAACTCAACTCAGCGGTGGGGCTGGCGCGGGCGCTGGGAGCCGGGCCGCTCGACGCTGACCTGGAATACCTCCAGAACGCGCTCTTTGACCTCGGGGCCGACCTTGCCACCCGCCAGGAGAGTCCCTACGGGAAGAAGCTCAGCCGCATCGACGCGCAGGACGTGGCCCACCTGGAGGCAATGATCGACCGCTATCAGGAGGACGCCCCGCCCTTCACCGGCTTCGTGCATCCGGGGGGCACGCCCGCCGCCGCCGCCCTGCACGTGGCCCGCACGGTGGCCCGCCGCGCCGAGCGCGAGGTGATTCGCTTGGCGCACGAGGAGGAGATAGGCGGGCACGTGCAGGTCTACCTCAACCGCGTTTCCGACCTGCTGTTCGTGATGGCCCGCGCGGCGAATCAATCGGCGGGGGTGGGCGAGCACGCCTGGATGGTGAAGGGGCGGCGGTAG
- the panC gene encoding pantoate--beta-alanine ligase, whose product MGYLHDGHAELIRRARAECDVVAVSVFVNPTQFGPNEDLSRYPRDLERDLALAGGAGADVLFHPEAEAMYPPGHATTVRVEGVSGPLEGESRPGHFDGVATVVLKLLNLVGPDRAYFGEKDWQQLAVVRRMVRDLSVPVEIVGVPTVREASGLALSSRNSYLTPEERERASVLSRALRAVQSAAASGERDTAALRRAGLAVLAEEPDLALDYLAVVDGDMRERPAVENDPMTRVLVAARLFGVRLIDNMALFPEPEATPTC is encoded by the coding sequence ATGGGCTACCTGCACGATGGCCACGCCGAACTCATCCGCCGCGCCCGCGCCGAGTGCGACGTGGTGGCGGTCAGCGTATTCGTGAACCCCACCCAGTTCGGCCCGAACGAGGACCTCTCGCGCTATCCCCGCGACCTGGAACGCGATCTCGCGCTGGCGGGCGGGGCGGGGGCCGACGTGCTCTTTCACCCGGAGGCGGAGGCGATGTACCCCCCCGGCCACGCGACCACCGTGCGGGTGGAGGGCGTGTCCGGACCGCTGGAGGGCGAGTCGCGCCCCGGTCACTTCGACGGGGTGGCGACGGTGGTGCTCAAGCTGCTGAACCTCGTGGGGCCAGACCGGGCTTACTTCGGGGAAAAGGACTGGCAGCAGCTCGCCGTGGTGCGGCGGATGGTGCGCGACCTGTCGGTGCCCGTGGAGATCGTCGGCGTGCCCACGGTGCGCGAGGCGTCGGGGCTGGCTTTGAGCAGCCGCAACAGCTACCTCACGCCGGAGGAGCGGGAGCGGGCCAGCGTGCTCTCGCGGGCGCTGCGGGCGGTGCAATCGGCGGCAGCCTCGGGCGAGCGGGACACGGCAGCCTTACGGCGGGCGGGACTGGCGGTGCTGGCGGAGGAACCGGACCTCGCGCTCGATTACCTCGCGGTGGTCGACGGTGACATGCGCGAAAGACCCGCCGTGGAGAATGACCCCATGACCCGCGTGCTCGTGGCTGCCCGGCTGTTCGGCGTCCGGCTGATCGACAACATGGCCCTCTTCCCCGAGCCGGAGGCGACGCCCACGTGCTGA
- a CDS encoding FAD-binding dehydrogenase, whose product MTQETQADVIVVGAGLAGLVAAAESADAGRRVLLLDQEGQQNLGGQAYWSFGGLFLVDSPEQRRLGIRDSRELAWTDWQNTAGFDRPDDHWPRAWAEAYVDFAAGEKRGWLTGMGLRFFPAVGWAERGFQGAGGPGNSVPRFHITWGTGPGVLEPFVRRVQEHTAAGRISLRFRHRVRGLIEEGGAVVGVQGDVLEASDVGRGEASSRVVVDDFVLRAGAVVVTSGGLGGNLARVRRNWPAERMGPPPAFLLSGVPQHVDGELQAQVAAQGASLIHPDRMWHYTEGLRNWNPVWPHHGIRVLPGPSSLWLDPTGRRLPHPHYPGADTLGTLSYITGQGYPYTWFLLNRAIIKKEFALSGSEQNPDLTDRDLRRILGRVGRAVQAPVQAFLDHGEDFVTASDLPGLVAGMNRLTGADLVDLATVEREVRERDLQVVNRAGKDPQLALVRGARALVGERLIRVAPPAPLLDPAHGPLIAVRMNILTRKTLGGLETDLQGRVLRPGGNPIPGLYAAGEVAGFGGGGMHGYRSLEGTFLGGCLFSGRVVGRASAASV is encoded by the coding sequence GTGACCCAGGAAACGCAGGCAGACGTGATCGTGGTGGGCGCGGGCCTCGCCGGGCTGGTGGCCGCCGCCGAAAGTGCCGACGCGGGACGGCGGGTGCTGCTGCTCGACCAGGAGGGCCAGCAGAACCTCGGCGGGCAGGCCTACTGGTCCTTCGGGGGCCTCTTTCTGGTGGACTCGCCCGAGCAGCGGCGGTTGGGCATCCGCGACTCGCGCGAGCTGGCCTGGACCGACTGGCAGAACACGGCGGGGTTCGACCGCCCCGACGACCACTGGCCCAGAGCCTGGGCCGAGGCCTACGTGGACTTCGCGGCGGGCGAGAAGCGCGGCTGGCTCACCGGCATGGGCCTGCGCTTCTTCCCGGCGGTGGGCTGGGCCGAGCGCGGGTTTCAGGGGGCAGGCGGTCCCGGCAACTCGGTGCCGCGCTTCCACATCACCTGGGGCACCGGGCCGGGCGTGCTGGAACCGTTCGTGCGGCGGGTGCAGGAGCATACGGCGGCGGGGCGAATCAGCCTGCGCTTCCGCCACCGAGTCCGCGGCCTGATTGAAGAGGGCGGCGCCGTCGTGGGCGTGCAGGGCGACGTGCTGGAGGCGTCGGACGTGGGCCGGGGCGAGGCCAGTTCCCGCGTCGTCGTGGACGATTTCGTGCTGCGGGCGGGCGCGGTCGTCGTGACCTCGGGCGGGCTGGGGGGCAACCTCGCGCGGGTGCGGCGCAACTGGCCCGCTGAGCGGATGGGACCGCCGCCCGCCTTCCTGCTCAGCGGAGTGCCCCAGCATGTGGACGGTGAGTTGCAGGCCCAGGTCGCGGCTCAGGGGGCCAGCCTGATTCACCCCGACCGCATGTGGCACTACACCGAGGGGCTGCGCAACTGGAACCCCGTCTGGCCGCACCACGGTATCCGGGTGCTGCCGGGGCCGAGCAGCCTGTGGCTGGACCCGACCGGGCGGCGGCTGCCGCACCCCCACTACCCCGGCGCGGACACGCTGGGCACGCTGTCGTACATCACGGGCCAGGGCTACCCCTACACCTGGTTCCTGCTCAACCGGGCGATCATCAAAAAGGAGTTCGCCCTCTCCGGTTCCGAGCAGAACCCCGACCTGACGGACCGTGACCTGCGGCGCATCCTGGGCCGGGTGGGACGGGCGGTGCAGGCCCCCGTGCAGGCGTTCCTCGACCACGGCGAGGACTTCGTGACGGCCTCCGACCTGCCCGGTCTCGTCGCGGGGATGAACCGCCTGACGGGAGCGGACCTCGTCGACCTCGCCACGGTCGAGCGGGAGGTGCGCGAGCGGGACTTGCAGGTGGTGAACCGGGCGGGCAAGGACCCCCAACTCGCGCTGGTGCGGGGGGCGCGGGCGCTTGTCGGGGAGCGGCTGATCCGGGTGGCGCCGCCCGCTCCCCTCCTCGATCCCGCCCACGGCCCCTTGATCGCCGTCCGCATGAACATCCTGACCCGTAAGACGCTGGGCGGTCTGGAAACCGACCTCCAGGGCCGGGTGCTGCGGCCCGGCGGCAACCCCATCCCCGGCCTGTACGCGGCGGGCGAGGTCGCGGGCTTCGGCGGCGGCGGGATGCACGGCTACCGCTCGCTGGAGGGGACCTTCCTGGGAGGGTGCCTCTTTTCCGGGCGGGTGGTGGGCCGGGCGAGCGCGGCGTCGGTGTAG
- a CDS encoding N-acetylmuramoyl-L-alanine amidase has translation MKPLIPLLPLLLLAPAASAAPRVWAHEGYTRAVFDLPRVTTAASTVKGQTVTVKLGLSLPAASGKLSVPGLGAYSVSGSTVTLTLTAGFSGARVEVLPAGGGQPARLVVDALRTPVAASTPAPKSAAVARPASTATPKVVTRPRVVLDAGHGGNDPGMQSRWVQEEEVNLAVALRVRRELEQHGVEVIMTRETDRHLHPDKATDLEARSRLAQNDKAAAFISIHVNASTNPAAHGVETYYFGQPMPGRSRSLAIQENGGGSVGQKLTQQATNSAQNLLGDLLVQAKLAFSRQLAQKVQANLVKATGALNRGVLTDAFYVIRNPTTPAILIEIGFGSNPVEGAKLSQDAYRDRIASAIARAILDFLNTK, from the coding sequence GTGAAGCCCCTGATCCCCCTGCTCCCGTTGCTGCTGCTTGCTCCGGCCGCCTCGGCGGCGCCCCGCGTGTGGGCGCACGAGGGATACACCCGCGCCGTCTTCGACCTGCCCCGCGTGACCACGGCGGCGAGCACCGTGAAGGGCCAGACCGTGACCGTGAAGCTGGGCCTGAGTTTGCCCGCCGCGTCCGGCAAGCTCAGCGTGCCTGGCCTGGGGGCTTACAGCGTCAGCGGGAGCACGGTGACCCTCACCCTGACGGCGGGCTTTTCGGGGGCGCGGGTCGAGGTGCTGCCCGCCGGGGGAGGCCAGCCCGCGCGGCTCGTCGTGGACGCCCTGCGGACCCCGGTGGCCGCCTCCACCCCGGCGCCCAAGTCCGCCGCCGTCGCCCGCCCCGCCAGCACGGCCACGCCGAAGGTGGTCACCCGCCCCCGCGTCGTGCTCGACGCCGGGCACGGCGGCAACGACCCCGGCATGCAGAGCCGCTGGGTGCAGGAGGAGGAGGTCAACCTCGCCGTGGCGCTGCGCGTTCGCCGGGAACTCGAGCAGCACGGCGTGGAAGTCATCATGACCCGCGAGACCGACCGCCACCTTCATCCCGACAAGGCCACCGACCTCGAAGCCCGCTCGCGCCTCGCGCAAAACGACAAGGCCGCCGCCTTTATCAGCATCCATGTCAACGCCTCCACCAACCCGGCGGCGCACGGGGTCGAGACCTATTACTTCGGCCAGCCCATGCCGGGCCGCAGCCGCAGCCTCGCCATTCAGGAAAACGGCGGCGGGTCGGTGGGTCAGAAGCTTACCCAGCAGGCCACCAACAGCGCCCAGAACCTGCTCGGGGACCTCCTCGTGCAGGCCAAGCTCGCCTTCTCGCGCCAGCTCGCCCAGAAGGTCCAGGCCAATCTGGTGAAGGCGACGGGCGCCCTGAACCGGGGCGTCCTCACCGACGCCTTTTACGTCATCCGCAACCCCACCACGCCCGCCATCCTGATCGAGATCGGCTTCGGCTCCAACCCGGTCGAGGGCGCCAAGCTCTCCCAGGACGCCTACCGCGACCGCATCGCGTCGGCGATCGCGCGGGCGATTCTGGACTTCCTGAATACGAAGTAG
- a CDS encoding alpha-amylase family glycosyl hydrolase: MTQPSSGQQPGELKWWQRGIIYQIYPRSFQDDSGDGVGDLRGITRRLPHVASLGVEAVWLSPIFVSPMRDFGYDVADYCDIDPLFGTLEDFDVLVAEAHRLGLKVMLDYVPNHTSSDHAWFRAALTGRGSAKRDWYVWRDPAEGGGPPNNWKSHFGGPAWTLDEVSGQYYLHQFLPSQPDLNWANPDVRAAMLEVLRFWMRRGVDGFRVDVLNLLAEDERFLDEPRNPEWRPGMIEYAQTLHIYTNDQPQTLRYVRMMREVLDEFEDRMMVGEIYLPTERLLRYSGTPQEPLAHLPFNFHLILTPWDAREIRAFADGYDAACREAQSWPNWVLGNHDQHRFKTRVGAAQYRVAQTLLLTLRGTPTVYYGDEIGMENVPVPFEQMVDPAGLQQPDVPSASRDPERTPMQWDASANAGFAPERVTPWLPVAENFREVNVAAQEADPASDLHYFRALTRLRSEHPALVGGEYRSLETGHADVFAFERTQGGERLAVLLNFGPETRELDLGSGETLLSSLGDRPQVGAELRPNEARVVRLA; encoded by the coding sequence ATGACACAGCCTTCCTCCGGCCAGCAGCCCGGCGAACTGAAGTGGTGGCAGCGCGGGATCATCTACCAGATCTACCCCCGGTCCTTTCAGGACGATTCCGGCGACGGGGTGGGCGACCTGCGCGGGATCACCCGGCGGCTGCCACACGTCGCCTCGCTGGGAGTGGAGGCGGTGTGGCTCTCCCCCATCTTCGTGTCGCCCATGCGCGACTTCGGGTACGACGTGGCCGACTACTGCGACATCGACCCGCTGTTCGGCACCCTGGAGGACTTTGACGTGCTGGTGGCCGAAGCGCACCGCCTGGGCCTGAAGGTGATGCTGGACTACGTGCCCAACCACACGTCCAGCGACCATGCGTGGTTTCGGGCAGCGCTGACGGGACGCGGGAGCGCGAAACGGGACTGGTACGTCTGGCGTGACCCGGCCGAGGGCGGCGGCCCCCCCAACAACTGGAAGTCGCACTTCGGCGGCCCGGCGTGGACGCTGGACGAGGTGAGCGGGCAGTACTACCTCCACCAGTTCCTGCCGTCGCAGCCGGACCTCAACTGGGCGAATCCCGACGTGCGGGCCGCGATGCTGGAGGTGCTGCGCTTCTGGATGCGGCGGGGCGTGGACGGCTTCCGGGTGGACGTGCTGAACCTGCTCGCGGAGGACGAGCGCTTTCTGGACGAGCCCCGCAACCCCGAGTGGCGCCCCGGCATGATCGAGTACGCGCAGACGCTGCACATCTACACCAACGACCAGCCCCAGACCCTGCGCTACGTGCGGATGATGCGCGAGGTGCTCGACGAGTTCGAGGACCGCATGATGGTGGGCGAAATTTACCTTCCCACCGAGCGGCTGCTGCGCTACAGCGGCACGCCCCAGGAACCGCTCGCGCACCTGCCCTTCAACTTCCACCTGATCCTGACGCCCTGGGACGCCCGCGAGATTCGCGCCTTCGCGGACGGGTATGACGCCGCCTGCCGGGAGGCGCAGTCCTGGCCCAACTGGGTGCTGGGCAACCACGACCAGCACCGCTTCAAGACGCGGGTGGGGGCGGCGCAGTACCGGGTCGCCCAGACGCTGCTGCTGACCCTGCGCGGCACGCCGACCGTCTACTACGGCGACGAGATCGGCATGGAGAACGTCCCCGTCCCCTTCGAGCAGATGGTGGACCCGGCGGGCCTCCAGCAGCCGGACGTGCCCAGCGCCAGCCGCGACCCCGAGCGCACGCCGATGCAGTGGGACGCTTCTGCGAACGCGGGCTTCGCGCCCGAGAGAGTCACCCCCTGGCTGCCGGTCGCCGAGAACTTCCGCGAGGTCAACGTCGCTGCGCAAGAGGCCGATCCCGCGAGCGACCTCCACTATTTCCGGGCGCTGACCCGGCTGCGGAGTGAGCATCCGGCGCTGGTAGGCGGCGAGTACCGCTCGCTGGAGACCGGGCACGCGGACGTCTTCGCCTTCGAGCGCACGCAAGGCGGGGAGCGGCTGGCGGTTCTGCTGAACTTCGGCCCGGAGACGCGGGAACTGGACCTCGGTTCCGGCGAGACGCTGCTGAGCAGCCTGGGCGACAGGCCGCAAGTGGGAGCAGAGCTGCGGCCCAACGAGGCGCGGGTGGTGCGGCTGGCCTGA
- the greA gene encoding transcription elongation factor GreA, with protein MTRERISMTQRGYDKLRETLEFLKTTRREQISEYMGSAIADGDLRESAAYDEARMQQSENESRILEIEDQLERALIVAEDSSGGIGLGARVRVRDEKGQERQFELVGTYEVDVLKGKISDASPIGQALLGRREGDVVPVPLPKGTAKFEVLEVTYS; from the coding sequence ATGACCAGAGAACGCATCTCCATGACCCAGCGCGGCTACGACAAGCTGCGCGAGACGCTGGAATTCCTGAAGACCACCCGGCGCGAGCAGATCAGCGAGTACATGGGGTCGGCCATCGCGGACGGCGACCTGCGCGAGAGTGCCGCCTACGACGAGGCCCGCATGCAGCAGAGCGAGAACGAGTCCCGCATCCTCGAAATCGAGGACCAACTCGAACGCGCCCTGATCGTGGCCGAGGACTCCTCCGGCGGCATCGGCCTCGGCGCCCGCGTGCGGGTGCGCGACGAGAAGGGCCAGGAGCGGCAGTTTGAACTTGTCGGCACCTACGAGGTCGACGTCTTGAAGGGCAAGATCAGCGACGCCAGCCCGATCGGTCAGGCGCTGCTGGGCCGGCGCGAGGGGGACGTGGTGCCCGTGCCGCTGCCCAAGGGCACGGCCAAGTTCGAGGTGCTGGAAGTCACGTACAGCTGA